One Ranitomeya variabilis isolate aRanVar5 chromosome 5, aRanVar5.hap1, whole genome shotgun sequence DNA window includes the following coding sequences:
- the SMIM30 gene encoding small integral membrane protein 30 — MAFSGPTWNFSCVLISLIFLLPGVEAMDEGDAIAMLLGVIIVAIGLCACLGYYARNRERHY, encoded by the coding sequence ATGGCTTTCTCTGGACCAACCTGGAACTTTTCATGTGTGCTGATATCCCTGATTTTCCTGCTTCCTGGTGTGGAAGCAATGGATGAAGGAGATGCAATAGCAATGCTGCTTGGAGTGATTATTGTGGCCATTGGATTATGTGCTTGTTTGGGGTACTATGCTAGAAATCGAGAACGGCACTACTAA